One segment of Niabella beijingensis DNA contains the following:
- a CDS encoding Rid family detoxifying hydrolase, whose product MKKVIFSSDAPAPIGPFSQGVVAQGALLYVSGNIGMKPGETELVTGGIREQTKQVLSNMKAIVSEAGYSLSDVVKVNVYLTDMKDFASMNEEYAEIFSELEPARTTVQVAGLPKNAMVEMELTAVI is encoded by the coding sequence ATGAAAAAAGTAATATTTAGTTCGGATGCTCCGGCTCCGATAGGTCCATTTTCACAGGGGGTCGTAGCGCAAGGAGCATTACTATATGTATCTGGAAATATAGGTATGAAACCTGGAGAAACAGAATTAGTTACTGGAGGAATAAGAGAGCAGACCAAACAAGTGCTTAGTAATATGAAAGCTATTGTCTCGGAAGCGGGATATTCGCTGTCTGATGTGGTTAAAGTAAATGTGTACCTGACAGATATGAAAGATTTTGCTTCGATGAACGAAGAATACGCAGAAATATTTTCTGAACTCGAACCTGCGAGAACAACTGTTCAGGTTGCTGGATTACCAAAAAACGCAATGGTAGAAATGGAATTAACAGCAGTTATATAA
- a CDS encoding TetR/AcrR family transcriptional regulator yields MTPSEIVKEKILTTASNLFYKQGYNSTGINQIIDEAGIARGSLYNHFKSKTELLHAYLEDSSSDWFVQLHAYIDKIDKPKDKILGLFDFRIKRQVRSGFGGCPFIKAGAEVPQDDKKAFQIIEKNKMKFRDYILEILKDISSQNNLLTKEELADTIYLLIEGATITASFQKRNIMIGRAKEITDKLI; encoded by the coding sequence ATGACACCATCTGAAATTGTTAAAGAAAAAATCCTGACAACAGCTTCAAACCTGTTTTATAAGCAGGGCTATAATTCAACAGGCATCAATCAGATTATTGACGAAGCAGGAATTGCGAGAGGTTCGTTGTATAATCATTTCAAATCCAAAACAGAATTGCTTCACGCTTACCTGGAAGACAGTAGCAGCGATTGGTTTGTCCAATTACATGCCTATATAGATAAAATTGACAAACCGAAAGATAAGATTTTAGGACTGTTTGATTTCAGGATAAAAAGACAAGTTCGAAGTGGTTTCGGAGGATGTCCTTTTATCAAAGCTGGTGCGGAGGTACCACAAGATGATAAAAAAGCGTTTCAAATCATTGAAAAAAATAAAATGAAGTTTAGGGATTATATTTTGGAAATACTAAAAGACATAAGTTCCCAAAATAACCTACTTACCAAAGAGGAATTGGCAGACACTATCTATCTATTAATAGAGGGAGCCACAATTACAGCCAGTTTTCAAAAAAGAAATATAATGATTGGCAGAGCCAAAGAAATTACTGATAAACTAATATAA